A genome region from Carassius gibelio isolate Cgi1373 ecotype wild population from Czech Republic chromosome A23, carGib1.2-hapl.c, whole genome shotgun sequence includes the following:
- the LOC127945047 gene encoding eukaryotic translation initiation factor 4B isoform X3: MHADDTRQATPPYDTLSFSSMAASAKKNKKKGKTLTLTDFLAEDSGGNAPPSYAPTKPTSWADETDDLEGDVTTSWHTEDDVYRAPPIDRSILPTAPRAAREPNVDRSRLPRSPPYTAFLGNLPYDVTEESIKNFFRGLSISAVRLPREPSNPERLKGFGYAEFDDIESLLRALSLNEENLGNRRIRVDIADQSNEKERDERSSSGRDRNRSERDFGPDKTDSDWRARPKSDSDDGPRRDEAFGERSRDRYESDRYRDGQRWDSDRYDGGRDRYRERYDDRERKDYDRGYDSRGGGRRPFGSGFRRDYDDRRDDGRGSGERYGDRYGDREERSERRDEREDRGPVQRPRLNLKPRSVPKEEDQSSGPSASSGRAASIFGGAKPVDTAAKEREVEERLKKEQERLQRQLEEDKSRGTERKPRERHPSWRSEDQATERSRTGSESSQTGNTSSRAPRRRESERSVENEVFSSHDEDSSSLGNQTATSKQEGLPLKVVPAPPPKENVWAKRSAMSAGSSESDSKPVVSPSSSAPPKSATSSFDASQRNKVVGKEKMSTSVPS, translated from the exons ATGCATGCCGACGACACGCGACAAGCCACGCCCCCATATGACACGCTCTCCTTCTCCAGCATGGCGGCTTCAG ctaaaaagaataagaaaaaggGTAAGACCCTTACCCTGACTGACTTCTTAGCGGAGGACAGCGGGGGAAATGCTCCGCCGAGTTATGCACCCACAAAGCCCACAAGCTGGGCCGACGAGACCGATGACCTGGAGGGAGATg TTACTACATCCTGGCACACTGAAGATGATGTGTATCGTGCGCCGCCCATCGATCGGTCCATTCTCCCAACGGCTCCACGTGCCGCCCGTGAGCCCAACGTGGACCGCTCCCGTCTGCCCCGCAGTCCCCCTTACACCGCCTTCCTGGGGAACCTCCCCTACGACGTCACTGAAGAATCCATCAAAAACTTCTTCCGTGGACTCAGT atcaGTGCTGTTCGCCTCCCGAGGGAGCCCAGTAACCCAGAACGGCTGAAAGGCTTCGGCTATGCAGAGTTTGATGACATAGAGTCTCTGTTGCGTGCACTCAGTCTCAATGAAGAG AACCTTGGGAACCGTAGGATCCGTGTGGACATTGCTGACCAATCCAATGAGAAAG aaagAGACGAGCGCTCCTCATCCGGGCGGGATCGTAACCGCAGTGAGCGGGACTTTGGCCCGGACAAGACTGATTCTGACTGGCGGGCAAGGCCTAAATCTGACTCTGATGACGGTCCACGCAGGGACGAAGCCTTTGGAGAGC GATCCCGAGATCGTTATGAATCAGACCGTTACCGTGATGGCCAGCGCTGGGACAGTGACCGCTATGATGGAGGAAGAGACAGATACCGGGAACGTTATGATGACAGAGAGCGCAAAGACTACGACAGAG GCTATGATTCTCGCGGTGGGGGTCGTCGACCTTTTGGAAGTGGTTTTCGGCGCGATTATGACGACCGACGGGACGACGGTCGGGGCAGCGGGGAGCGCTATGGAGACCGCTACGGTGATCGTGAAGAGAGATCCGAGAGACGGGATGAGCGTGAGGACAGAG GTCCCGTTCAGAGGCCCAGGCTGAACCTGAAGCCCCGCAGTGTTCCCAAAGAGGAAGACCAGAGCAGCGGCCCTTCAGCCTCGTCGGGACGAGCTGCGTCCATCTTCGGAGGAGCCAAACCGGTGGACACGGCTGCtaaagagagagaggtggaggaGAGGCTCAAGAAAGAGCAAGAGAGACTGCAGAGGCAGCTGGAGGAGGACAAGAGCAGAGGGACTGAGCGAAAGCCCAGAGAGAG GCATCCCAGCTGGCGTAGTGAGGACCAAGCAACCGAGCGCTCACGAACAGGAAGTGAGTCATCACAAACAGGAAACACATCGAGCAGGG CGCCGAGGCGTCGGGAGAGTGAGCGCTCAGTAGAAAATGAGGTTTTCAGCAGCCATGATGAGGATTCATCCTCGCTTGGGAACCAGACTGCTACTTCCAAGCAGGAGGGGCTGCCGCTGAAAGTTGTCCCAGCGCCGCCACCCAAGGAGAACGTTTGGGCGAAGAGGAGTGCCATGAGTGCAGGATCCAGCGAGAGTGATAGTAAACCTGTCGTCTCTCCCAGCAGTAGCGCACCACCCAAAAG
- the LOC127944684 gene encoding keratin, type I cytoskeletal 18: protein MSLRSSYSVRSSTSQVPVSQMSQMSQMSIKRTTNVPTYRAASIYGGAGGQGTRISSASYSGVRSGVGLPSMSSSIHVSATGATGDIMGNEKMAMQNLNDRLASYLEKVRTLEQANSKLELKIREALEKKGPEVCDYSRFQPIIDDLRRKIFDATSNNARLVLQIDNARLAADDFRVKYDSELSIRQGVEADIAGLRKVIDDTNMNRMNLESEIEALKEELIFLKKNHDNEVMELRNQISHSGVQVDVDAPKGQDLAKIMEEIRSKYEKMALKNQEELKAWHESQITEVQVQVIQNTEALQGARTEVNELRRQIQTLEIELESQRNLKGSLEATLRDTEMRYNMEIESLNAVTMQLEAELTQLRNNIQHQTQEYEALLNLKMKLEAEIATYRRLLDGGDFKLQDALDEQKRVKVMTVTQTLVDGKVVSSSTETKEKKF, encoded by the exons ATGAGTTTGAGATCAAGCTACAGCGTGCGTTCCTCCACCTCCCAGGTGCCGGTGTCCCAGATGTCCCAGATGTCCCAGATGTCCATTAAGCGTACCACCAACGTGCCGACTTACCGGGCTGCGAGCATCTACGGCGGCGCCGGAGGCCAAGGAACCCGAATCTCCTCTGCCTCCTACTCAGGTGTCCGCAGTGGAGTTGGACTTCCCTCAATGTCCAGCTCCATCCATGTGAGTGCCACTGGAGCCACCGGTGATATCATGGGCAATGAGAAGATGGCCATGCAGAACTTGAACGACCGTCTGGCCTCCTACCTGGAGAAAGTGAGGACCCTGGAGCAGGCCAACAGCAAGCTGGAGCTGAAGATCCGCGAGGCCCTGGAGAAGAAAGGTCCTGAAGTCTGTGACTACAGCCGCTTCCAGCCCATCATTGACGATCTGCGCAGGAAG ATCTTTGATGCCACTTCAAACAACGCCCGTCTAGTGCTCCAGATTGATAACGCCCGCCTGGCAGCTGATGACTTCAGAGTCAA GTATGATTCTGAGTTGTCCATCCGCCAGGGTGTGGAGGCTGACATTGCCGGCCTGAGAAAGGTCATCGATGACACCAACATGAACCGCATGAACCTTGAGAGTGAGATTGAGGCCCTTAAGGAAGAGCTCATCTTCCTTAAGAAGAACCATGACAAT GAGGTAATGGAGCTTCGTAACCAGATCTCCCATTCAGGAGTGCAGGTGGATGTTGATGCCCCTAAAGGACAGGACCTAGCCAAGATCATGGAGGAGATCAGATCCAAGTATGAGAAGATGGCCCTGAAGAACCAGGAGGAGCTGAAGGCCTGGCACGAATCTCAG ATCACAGAGGTTCAGGTACAAGTCATACAGAACACAGAGGCCCTCCAGGGTGCACGTACAGAAGTCAACGAACTGCGCCGACAGATCCAGACATTGGAGATCGAGCTGGAGTCACAGAGGAACCTG AAAGGATCACTGGAGGCCACTCTGCGAGACACCGAAATGCGCTACAACATGGAGATCGAGAGTCTCAATGCTGTCACCATGCAACTGGAGGCTGAGCTCACACAACTGCGCAACAACATCCAGCATCAGACGCAGGAGTACGAGGCTCTGCTGAACCTCAAGATGAAGCTGGAGGCAGAAATTGCCACCTACAGGAGACTTCTGGACGGCGGGGACTTCAA GCTCCAGGATGCTCTTGATGAGCAAAAGAGGGTGAAAGTAATGACGGTCACACAGACGTTGGTGGATGGGAAAGTGGTGTCGTCAAGCACAGAAACCAAGGAGAAGAAATTTTGA
- the LOC127945047 gene encoding eukaryotic translation initiation factor 4B isoform X4 has product MHADDTRQATPPYDTLSFSSMAASAKKNKKKGKTLTLTDFLAEDSGGNAPPSYAPTKPTSWADETDDLEGDVTTSWHTEDDVYRAPPIDRSILPTAPRAAREPNVDRSRLPRSPPYTAFLGNLPYDVTEESIKNFFRGLSISAVRLPREPSNPERLKGFGYAEFDDIESLLRALSLNEENLGNRRIRVDIADQSNEKERDERSSSGRDRNRSERDFGPDKTDSDWRARPKSDSDDGPRRDEAFGERSRDRYESDRYRDGQRWDSDRYDGGRDRYRERYDDRERKDYDRGYDSRGGGRRPFGSGFRRDYDDRRDDGRGSGERYGDRYGDREERSERRDEREDRGPVQRPRLNLKPRSVPKEEDQSSGPSASSGRAASIFGGAKPVDTAAKEREVEERLKKEQERLQRQLEEDKSRGTERKPRERHPSWRSEDQATERSRTGSESSQTGNTSSRAPRRRESERSVENEVFSSHDEDSSSLGNQTATSKQEGLPLKVVPAPPPKENVWAKRSAMSAGSSESDSKPVVSPSSSAPPKSATSSFDASQRNKEIQLSQ; this is encoded by the exons ATGCATGCCGACGACACGCGACAAGCCACGCCCCCATATGACACGCTCTCCTTCTCCAGCATGGCGGCTTCAG ctaaaaagaataagaaaaaggGTAAGACCCTTACCCTGACTGACTTCTTAGCGGAGGACAGCGGGGGAAATGCTCCGCCGAGTTATGCACCCACAAAGCCCACAAGCTGGGCCGACGAGACCGATGACCTGGAGGGAGATg TTACTACATCCTGGCACACTGAAGATGATGTGTATCGTGCGCCGCCCATCGATCGGTCCATTCTCCCAACGGCTCCACGTGCCGCCCGTGAGCCCAACGTGGACCGCTCCCGTCTGCCCCGCAGTCCCCCTTACACCGCCTTCCTGGGGAACCTCCCCTACGACGTCACTGAAGAATCCATCAAAAACTTCTTCCGTGGACTCAGT atcaGTGCTGTTCGCCTCCCGAGGGAGCCCAGTAACCCAGAACGGCTGAAAGGCTTCGGCTATGCAGAGTTTGATGACATAGAGTCTCTGTTGCGTGCACTCAGTCTCAATGAAGAG AACCTTGGGAACCGTAGGATCCGTGTGGACATTGCTGACCAATCCAATGAGAAAG aaagAGACGAGCGCTCCTCATCCGGGCGGGATCGTAACCGCAGTGAGCGGGACTTTGGCCCGGACAAGACTGATTCTGACTGGCGGGCAAGGCCTAAATCTGACTCTGATGACGGTCCACGCAGGGACGAAGCCTTTGGAGAGC GATCCCGAGATCGTTATGAATCAGACCGTTACCGTGATGGCCAGCGCTGGGACAGTGACCGCTATGATGGAGGAAGAGACAGATACCGGGAACGTTATGATGACAGAGAGCGCAAAGACTACGACAGAG GCTATGATTCTCGCGGTGGGGGTCGTCGACCTTTTGGAAGTGGTTTTCGGCGCGATTATGACGACCGACGGGACGACGGTCGGGGCAGCGGGGAGCGCTATGGAGACCGCTACGGTGATCGTGAAGAGAGATCCGAGAGACGGGATGAGCGTGAGGACAGAG GTCCCGTTCAGAGGCCCAGGCTGAACCTGAAGCCCCGCAGTGTTCCCAAAGAGGAAGACCAGAGCAGCGGCCCTTCAGCCTCGTCGGGACGAGCTGCGTCCATCTTCGGAGGAGCCAAACCGGTGGACACGGCTGCtaaagagagagaggtggaggaGAGGCTCAAGAAAGAGCAAGAGAGACTGCAGAGGCAGCTGGAGGAGGACAAGAGCAGAGGGACTGAGCGAAAGCCCAGAGAGAG GCATCCCAGCTGGCGTAGTGAGGACCAAGCAACCGAGCGCTCACGAACAGGAAGTGAGTCATCACAAACAGGAAACACATCGAGCAGGG CGCCGAGGCGTCGGGAGAGTGAGCGCTCAGTAGAAAATGAGGTTTTCAGCAGCCATGATGAGGATTCATCCTCGCTTGGGAACCAGACTGCTACTTCCAAGCAGGAGGGGCTGCCGCTGAAAGTTGTCCCAGCGCCGCCACCCAAGGAGAACGTTTGGGCGAAGAGGAGTGCCATGAGTGCAGGATCCAGCGAGAGTGATAGTAAACCTGTCGTCTCTCCCAGCAGTAGCGCACCACCCAAAAG